Proteins found in one Lutimonas zeaxanthinifaciens genomic segment:
- a CDS encoding aminopeptidase, which produces MSLKAVLMQDYKILIKQEITYYNPSDTILDTIYLLNWANGYKDKKTPLTRRLIEDYDKSLYFANIKDRGYSAIRKLTCDDSNVYFHELKKASDILKVALPKTLGPGESTKIQITYEVKVPKDKYTRYGRNPLGYKLRYWHITPAVFDEKWHLFSNLNMDDHYMHPADIDIEFSIPLGYTLNSELEQEVVIKDDHVLYKLWGKNRIDTELSIQPRNDYSIYPTSGPDIVTNLKSKNLTENIKVDVLQRQLDFITEHLGEYPHSKLMVSQTTYQKRPVYGFNQLPKKLNPFSDIFEWDIKIFKALTERYIENTILTNPREDNWLADGIQIYLMMEYVKQYYPEIKAIGNISKKWGIRRYNIAKLDFNGKYPFVYQFSARKQLDQSLTTRADSLSNINLKLVNKYKSGLGLRYLDAYLEKDVVRSSLKSFYKDHALKLSTTDEFNSILISKADKDLNWFYGDYLTTNNKINYTIDKIKKDEDSVHVTIKNRSNFTAPILLYGLNKKTVKFEQWIEPVEDQTTVTVPTKDIDRLNLNYEYLIPEENLRDNWKRLDKKLFNRPLKVTFFRDIENPYYNQVFYRPFVGYNFYDGFMLGPTIYNQALFKKKWLFTASPVYGFKSKELTGGLGFAYEHLPQKTSVYRYRAGFSASRSHYDRDLAFNRFTPFVSINFKRNTLRDVGGKALTARYVMVDKELPEEVVDSETYKYNILNFRYAYSKPEIVNDFRYFADFQYQKDFSRISLDVRYRKLTNINRYLDFRLYFGSFLFNNTTSDFFSFAADRPSDYLFDLNYLGRSESSGFLSQEIIITEGGFKSIFEDPYADEWILSTNASMSVWRWIEVYADAGFLKSSNENPRFKYDSGVRLNFIHNFLEVYFPLQSSLGFEPGFSDYATRIRFVLTLDFERIYNLIKRGFY; this is translated from the coding sequence ATGTCACTGAAGGCAGTCTTGATGCAGGACTATAAAATTCTGATAAAGCAGGAAATCACCTATTACAACCCGTCTGACACCATACTGGACACCATTTACCTGTTGAATTGGGCCAATGGCTATAAGGATAAAAAGACACCGCTGACCCGCAGGTTGATCGAAGATTATGACAAAAGTCTTTATTTTGCCAATATTAAGGATCGAGGTTATTCGGCCATTAGAAAGCTGACCTGTGACGATTCCAACGTCTATTTCCACGAACTGAAAAAAGCCTCGGACATTCTAAAAGTGGCCCTTCCCAAAACTTTGGGCCCCGGGGAATCAACAAAAATTCAAATTACTTATGAAGTCAAGGTTCCCAAAGATAAATACACCCGTTACGGTAGGAATCCTCTGGGATATAAATTAAGGTACTGGCACATTACTCCGGCAGTATTCGATGAGAAGTGGCACCTGTTTAGCAACCTGAACATGGATGACCATTACATGCATCCTGCTGATATCGATATTGAGTTCTCCATTCCTTTGGGCTATACCTTAAATTCGGAACTTGAACAGGAGGTGGTAATCAAAGACGATCATGTTTTGTATAAATTATGGGGCAAGAATCGTATTGACACCGAACTAAGTATTCAACCCAGAAATGACTATTCAATATATCCAACTTCAGGGCCCGACATCGTTACCAATTTAAAAAGCAAAAATCTAACCGAGAACATTAAGGTTGATGTTCTCCAAAGACAACTCGACTTCATCACCGAACACCTTGGCGAATACCCTCATTCTAAATTGATGGTGAGCCAGACCACCTATCAAAAAAGACCTGTATATGGTTTTAATCAATTGCCAAAAAAATTAAACCCTTTCTCAGATATTTTTGAGTGGGATATTAAAATTTTTAAAGCCCTGACTGAGCGTTATATTGAAAACACGATCTTAACCAACCCCCGTGAAGATAACTGGCTCGCGGATGGGATTCAGATCTATTTAATGATGGAGTATGTCAAACAATATTATCCTGAAATCAAAGCAATAGGGAATATTTCAAAAAAATGGGGGATCAGGAGATACAATATTGCAAAACTGGATTTTAACGGAAAATACCCTTTTGTCTATCAGTTTTCTGCAAGGAAACAACTGGATCAGTCCCTGACCACACGGGCTGATTCGTTATCAAATATCAATTTAAAACTGGTCAATAAATATAAGTCAGGCCTGGGTTTAAGGTATCTGGACGCCTATCTTGAGAAGGACGTTGTACGATCCAGTTTAAAGTCATTTTATAAAGACCATGCCTTAAAACTATCAACAACAGATGAGTTTAACAGTATTTTAATCTCGAAAGCAGATAAGGATCTCAATTGGTTCTATGGGGACTACCTGACAACCAATAACAAGATAAACTATACTATTGACAAAATCAAAAAAGATGAGGACTCCGTTCATGTCACGATCAAGAACAGAAGTAATTTTACAGCTCCAATACTTCTTTACGGACTCAACAAAAAAACTGTAAAATTCGAGCAATGGATCGAGCCCGTTGAGGATCAGACCACGGTTACTGTTCCCACCAAAGATATAGATCGCCTGAACCTCAATTACGAATATTTGATCCCTGAGGAAAATTTGAGGGATAACTGGAAGAGGCTCGACAAAAAACTATTTAACAGGCCCTTAAAGGTTACTTTCTTCAGAGATATAGAGAACCCTTATTATAATCAGGTCTTTTACCGGCCTTTTGTTGGTTATAATTTTTATGATGGATTCATGCTGGGCCCAACCATTTACAACCAGGCTCTTTTTAAAAAGAAATGGTTGTTCACAGCTTCTCCCGTTTACGGATTTAAGAGTAAGGAATTAACTGGTGGATTAGGTTTTGCCTATGAACATTTGCCTCAAAAAACGAGCGTATACAGATATCGTGCCGGATTTTCTGCCAGCCGTTCTCATTATGATCGGGATCTGGCATTCAACAGATTTACACCTTTCGTAAGTATTAATTTTAAAAGAAATACTTTACGAGATGTTGGAGGTAAAGCACTAACAGCCAGGTACGTAATGGTAGACAAGGAGTTACCGGAGGAAGTAGTAGATTCAGAAACCTATAAATACAATATTCTGAATTTCAGGTATGCTTATTCAAAACCCGAAATTGTAAATGACTTTAGGTATTTTGCTGATTTTCAATATCAGAAAGATTTCAGCCGGATTTCTCTTGACGTTCGATACAGGAAGCTTACCAATATTAACCGCTATCTCGACTTCCGGCTGTACTTTGGATCCTTTCTTTTTAATAACACTACAAGTGACTTCTTTAGTTTTGCAGCCGACCGGCCTAGCGATTATTTATTTGACCTGAATTATCTGGGAAGATCGGAAAGTTCAGGGTTTTTAAGTCAGGAAATAATCATAACGGAGGGAGGCTTTAAAAGTATTTTTGAAGACCCTTATGCGGATGAGTGGATTCTTAGTACAAATGCAAGTATGAGCGTGTGGAGATGGATCGAGGTTTATGCAGACGCAGGATTCCTGAAAAGTAGTAACGAGAATCCAAGATTTAAATACGATTCAGGTGTCAGGCTTAATTTTATACACAATTTTCTTGAAGTTTATTTCCCGCTTCAGTCGAGCCTTGGATTTGAACCGGGATTCTCAGACTATGCCACAAGAATACGGTTTGTCCTGACCCTGGATTTCGAAAGAATTTACAACCTGATCAAAAGAGGTTTTTACTAA
- a CDS encoding alpha-ketoacid dehydrogenase subunit alpha/beta, with the protein MIKKTVESSKKLSFLEFKNEVLQDYKIAVISRECSLLGRREVLTGKAKFGIFGGGKEVPQLAMAKAFKKGDWRSGYYRDQTFMMAIGEYNPRHFFSSLYAHPDIEADSFSAGRQMNGHFATHSIDEDGSWKNLKDQYNVSSDISPTSGQMPRLLGLAEASKKFRKIEGLDNENILSDHGNEIAWGTIGNASTSEGPFFETVNAAGVLKVPMVISIWDDEYGISVHSKYQTTKESISEILKGFQRDGDGDGYEIFVVNGWNYTQLVDIYTKAAKIAREEHIPVMIHVKELTQPQGHSTSGSHERYKSKERLTWEKEHDCIAKMREWILNFELEDQDGEVLKFVENEQELKDLEKEAKNEVRKAKTDSWKAFLEPMLKERKELLALLEKAAKKSENEIFLEKLKRELEAIDEPIRKNILTIGRKSLIYLRNEEFKEKELLQNWLKDYMELQQPKYSTHLYSELDSKATNIAEVEAEYDDEAEDVDARLILRDNFDFLLGKHKKIMIFGEDSGKIGDVNQGLEGLQEKHGEERVYDTGIRETTIIGQGIGMAMRGLRPIAEIQYLDYIFYATHVLTDDLATLRYRTFGKQVAPLIIRTRGHRLEGIWHSGSQMGSLINLVRGVYLLVPRNMTKAAGFYNTLIQSDEPAIVVENLNGYRLKERMPVNLGSFTTPIGVVETVKEGNDITLVSYGSTLRLVEEASKDLSQVGIDAEIIDAQSLLPFDIENEVLESVRKTNRLVVIDEDIPGGASAYLLEEIVNKQGAYNYLDSKPTTITAQAHRPAYGTDGDYFSKPSVNDIFEGVYKVMQESDPAKFKSLYF; encoded by the coding sequence ATGATCAAAAAGACGGTTGAATCTTCAAAAAAATTGTCATTTCTCGAATTTAAAAATGAGGTCCTTCAAGACTATAAAATTGCTGTAATAAGCAGGGAATGCAGTTTGTTGGGAAGGCGAGAGGTTTTAACCGGAAAGGCAAAGTTTGGAATCTTTGGAGGAGGAAAGGAAGTTCCGCAGCTCGCCATGGCCAAAGCTTTTAAAAAAGGAGACTGGAGATCGGGATATTATCGAGATCAAACCTTTATGATGGCTATTGGAGAATACAATCCAAGACACTTTTTTTCGAGCTTATATGCACATCCCGATATTGAGGCGGATTCTTTTTCTGCCGGTCGACAAATGAACGGACACTTTGCCACACATTCAATCGATGAGGATGGGTCCTGGAAAAACCTTAAGGACCAGTACAATGTCAGTTCTGACATCTCCCCCACTTCGGGCCAGATGCCCAGACTTTTGGGCCTTGCTGAGGCTTCTAAAAAATTCAGAAAAATAGAAGGACTTGACAATGAAAATATCCTTTCAGATCATGGAAACGAAATTGCCTGGGGAACCATTGGTAATGCCAGCACGTCTGAAGGGCCATTTTTTGAAACCGTAAATGCGGCAGGCGTACTTAAGGTACCTATGGTCATTAGTATCTGGGACGATGAATATGGAATTTCCGTACATTCAAAATACCAGACTACCAAAGAGAGCATTTCAGAGATCCTCAAAGGTTTCCAGCGGGATGGAGACGGAGACGGTTATGAAATTTTTGTTGTCAATGGATGGAACTATACTCAATTGGTAGACATTTACACCAAGGCGGCAAAAATAGCCCGGGAAGAACATATTCCGGTCATGATTCATGTTAAAGAATTGACACAGCCTCAGGGGCATTCGACCTCGGGGTCCCATGAACGATATAAGAGTAAAGAACGGCTTACTTGGGAAAAAGAGCATGATTGTATTGCCAAGATGAGAGAATGGATCCTGAATTTTGAGCTTGAGGACCAGGATGGGGAAGTTTTGAAATTCGTTGAAAATGAGCAGGAATTGAAAGATCTTGAAAAAGAAGCCAAAAATGAAGTCAGAAAGGCAAAAACCGATTCCTGGAAAGCGTTTCTGGAACCCATGTTAAAGGAAAGAAAGGAGCTGCTCGCCCTTCTAGAGAAAGCAGCAAAAAAGAGTGAGAATGAGATCTTTCTTGAAAAATTAAAAAGGGAACTTGAAGCCATTGATGAACCGATCCGAAAAAATATTTTAACCATTGGAAGAAAGAGCCTCATCTATCTCAGAAATGAGGAATTCAAAGAGAAAGAATTGCTTCAGAACTGGCTGAAGGACTACATGGAGCTGCAACAACCAAAATATAGCACGCATCTATACAGTGAACTGGATTCAAAAGCGACTAATATTGCTGAAGTAGAAGCTGAATACGATGATGAAGCTGAGGATGTGGATGCAAGGCTAATTCTTCGAGACAACTTTGATTTCTTGCTTGGTAAGCATAAAAAAATAATGATTTTCGGAGAAGATTCCGGGAAAATCGGAGACGTTAATCAAGGACTCGAAGGGCTTCAGGAAAAGCATGGAGAGGAAAGGGTCTATGATACTGGAATAAGAGAAACGACAATTATTGGACAGGGAATTGGTATGGCCATGAGAGGTCTGAGACCCATTGCTGAAATACAATATCTTGATTATATTTTTTACGCAACACATGTTTTAACGGATGACCTGGCCACGCTGAGATACAGAACGTTTGGCAAACAGGTTGCACCACTTATCATAAGAACCAGGGGCCATCGGCTCGAAGGCATCTGGCATTCGGGATCCCAAATGGGAAGCCTGATCAATTTGGTTCGTGGGGTTTATCTTTTGGTTCCTCGAAATATGACCAAAGCTGCCGGGTTCTACAATACCCTTATTCAATCTGATGAGCCGGCTATTGTGGTAGAAAATTTAAATGGATACAGGTTAAAGGAGCGAATGCCTGTAAATCTGGGATCATTTACGACACCCATTGGTGTAGTTGAGACCGTGAAGGAAGGTAACGATATTACTTTGGTATCTTACGGATCAACTTTGAGACTGGTGGAAGAAGCGTCAAAAGATCTGTCACAGGTAGGAATTGATGCGGAAATCATAGATGCACAATCCTTGTTACCATTTGATATTGAAAATGAGGTTTTGGAAAGTGTCAGAAAGACAAATCGACTCGTGGTTATTGATGAAGACATTCCGGGAGGAGCGTCAGCTTATCTATTGGAAGAAATAGTAAATAAACAAGGTGCTTATAACTATCTCGACAGTAAACCGACAACCATTACCGCTCAGGCACACAGGCCGGCCTATGGTACGGACGGGGATTACTTCTCCAAACCTTCTGTAAATGATATATTTGAAGGAGTGTATAAAGTAATGCAGGAAAGTGATCCTGCTAAATTCAAGAGTTTATACTTTTGA
- a CDS encoding murein L,D-transpeptidase catalytic domain family protein, whose protein sequence is MMSKRLILLCYLALSLAVTHVYSFNLDHRILIEIEDFELYARELYQDLDEPDLEYDAFETALKGYVKLKGEGQIKEHSLLTVIDMSVSANRNRFFLIDVDNKKVIHKSIVAHGRNSGGEFAKYFSNEVGSFKSSIGFYKTGETYHGKHGLSLRLDGLEYTNSNARKRAIVVHAADYVSSVFIKNNGRLGRSLGCPSLPKENYDEVIHKIKDGSLLFIYYPEENYMKKSLLANYRI, encoded by the coding sequence ATGATGAGCAAACGATTGATCTTGTTGTGTTATTTGGCGCTTTCACTTGCTGTAACCCATGTTTATTCTTTCAATCTTGATCACAGAATCCTTATCGAAATTGAAGACTTCGAGTTGTATGCCAGGGAATTATATCAGGACCTCGATGAACCCGATCTGGAATACGATGCCTTTGAAACAGCTCTTAAAGGCTATGTTAAGCTGAAAGGTGAAGGACAGATCAAGGAACACAGTTTGCTTACTGTCATCGACATGAGTGTCTCTGCTAATCGAAATCGTTTCTTTTTGATCGATGTAGACAATAAAAAAGTTATTCACAAGAGCATCGTAGCCCACGGCAGAAATTCAGGAGGAGAATTTGCAAAATATTTTTCCAATGAAGTAGGGTCCTTTAAAAGCAGTATAGGCTTCTACAAAACGGGAGAAACGTATCATGGCAAACATGGCTTATCCTTGAGACTTGACGGTCTTGAATACACGAACAGTAACGCCAGAAAAAGAGCAATCGTAGTGCATGCGGCCGACTATGTAAGTTCGGTTTTTATCAAAAATAATGGCCGATTAGGGCGAAGTCTGGGATGCCCGTCCCTTCCTAAAGAGAACTACGATGAAGTGATCCATAAGATCAAAGACGGCTCGCTTTTATTTATCTACTATCCGGAAGAGAATTATATGAAAAAATCACTTCTTGCAAATTACAGGATCTAA
- a CDS encoding quinone-dependent dihydroorotate dehydrogenase has product MYKSVVRKFLFQFDPEKIHHFTFSTIKTLMKIPLVPSITRNLFSVENPVLEKNLFGLKFKNSVGLAAGFDKNALLFDEFANYGFGFVEIGTVTPKPQPGNPKKRIFRLREDEALINRMGFNNDGVDVVVERLKKKRSNIIIGGNIGKNKVTPNERAIDDYLICFEKLFEVVDYFVVNVSSPNTPNLRALQDKEPLTELLQTLQDANHQKKQPKPILLKIAPDLTDDQLKDIIDIVSSTKIAGVIATNTTISREGLESEHKDETGGLSGKPVKERSTEVIRYLADKSNKAFPIIGVGGIHSEEDAKEKLEAGADLVQLYTGFIYEGPGLVKRINKSLLN; this is encoded by the coding sequence ATGTACAAATCAGTTGTCAGAAAATTTCTTTTTCAGTTTGACCCGGAAAAAATTCATCATTTTACGTTTTCGACTATTAAAACCTTGATGAAGATTCCTTTGGTGCCATCGATAACGCGTAACTTGTTCAGCGTGGAGAATCCTGTTCTGGAAAAGAACCTGTTTGGCCTGAAATTTAAGAATTCAGTGGGCCTTGCCGCCGGATTTGATAAAAATGCCCTTTTGTTTGATGAATTTGCCAATTATGGTTTTGGATTTGTTGAAATCGGTACCGTTACACCCAAACCACAACCGGGTAATCCAAAAAAGAGAATATTCCGTTTAAGAGAAGACGAGGCCCTGATCAATAGAATGGGGTTCAATAATGATGGGGTCGATGTAGTTGTTGAACGTCTCAAGAAGAAAAGATCGAATATCATTATAGGAGGGAACATCGGCAAAAATAAGGTAACTCCCAATGAACGGGCCATTGACGATTATCTGATCTGTTTTGAAAAACTTTTTGAGGTAGTGGATTACTTTGTTGTAAACGTTAGTTCTCCTAATACCCCCAACTTAAGGGCACTTCAGGATAAAGAACCACTAACCGAGTTGCTGCAAACCCTTCAGGATGCAAATCATCAAAAGAAACAACCCAAGCCCATTCTGTTAAAGATCGCACCGGATCTGACTGATGATCAGTTGAAGGACATTATTGATATTGTAAGTTCAACCAAAATAGCCGGAGTCATTGCGACCAATACGACGATTTCGAGAGAAGGCCTGGAATCAGAACACAAAGATGAAACGGGTGGGTTAAGTGGAAAACCTGTCAAAGAAAGATCTACTGAAGTAATACGTTACCTGGCTGATAAATCCAATAAGGCTTTTCCGATTATTGGAGTAGGAGGAATTCATTCTGAAGAAGATGCAAAGGAAAAATTGGAGGCGGGTGCCGACCTGGTTCAATTGTATACCGGCTTTATTTATGAGGGCCCGGGATTGGTAAAAAGAATCAATAAGAGTTTATTGAATTAA
- the pheT gene encoding phenylalanine--tRNA ligase subunit beta, which yields MKISYNWLKEFLNIDLDVEKVSEILTDLGLEVEGIESYESVKGNLKGVVVGEVLSCEQHPNADRLKVTQVDLGNGSPVQIVCGAPNVAKGQKVPVATIGTVLYTDQGEDFKIKKGKIRGEFSHGMICAEDELGLGESHDGIMVLPEDTKVGAAAADIFDLYNDKVIEIGLTPNRADAMSHLGVARDLYAGLLQMEEMQTKFNTPSVSDFHVDERTFNIKVEVDDYEQVPRYAGITITDLKIEESPAWLQNKLKAIGLGPINNVVDITNYILHGLGQPLHAFDADKIKGGKVVVKNLSTGTKFVGLDGVERELHEDDIMICDGKDNPMCIGGVFGGLNSGVTEETKSIFLEAAYFNPVSIRKTAKRHGLNTDASFRFERGINPNSVVYALKRAAIWIAQLANGKIVSDVTDLYPNKIEDFQVNFSYEKAFKLIGEEISTDTIKDILASLDIKINHQTPSGLGLTIPAYRVDVTREADIVEEILRVYGYNNIAIPEKIKTSVSSSEKWTKEKIEQRAAGFLVSNGISEAMNNSLTKPDYSSISENLNEDRNVNILNALSGDLAVMRQSMLFGLLESLSYNINRKNSDLKLFEFGNTYHKFDSGYVENKHLSIALTGRRSKEHWAQNDGSADVFYLKGVIKSLLEGLGLKNLKYAKVKNDIFSEGLSLNLGKVKIVEFGVVKMGLLKEFGIKQEVLFADFDWNKVIENAGKRKIKISELPKYPEVRRDLALLLDENIEFIDLYNFAFQSERNLLKDVDLFDVYMGDKLPEGKKSYAMSFILQDDKKTLTDKQIDKIMNKLQEGFKKNFKADLR from the coding sequence ATGAAGATATCATACAATTGGTTGAAAGAATTTTTGAACATTGACCTGGACGTTGAAAAGGTCAGTGAGATTCTTACTGATTTAGGATTGGAAGTAGAGGGGATTGAATCTTATGAGTCTGTCAAGGGTAACCTGAAGGGGGTTGTAGTTGGTGAGGTCCTGAGTTGTGAGCAGCATCCAAATGCGGACAGATTAAAGGTAACTCAGGTAGACTTGGGTAATGGAAGTCCTGTTCAGATTGTATGTGGTGCTCCCAATGTCGCAAAGGGACAGAAGGTGCCGGTAGCAACTATCGGGACGGTTTTATATACAGATCAGGGAGAGGATTTTAAAATCAAAAAAGGAAAGATCAGAGGTGAATTCAGTCATGGAATGATATGTGCAGAGGATGAATTGGGCCTGGGTGAGAGCCATGACGGAATTATGGTATTGCCGGAAGATACCAAGGTTGGTGCGGCTGCTGCTGATATTTTTGATCTCTATAATGATAAAGTCATAGAAATTGGTTTGACGCCCAACAGGGCAGATGCAATGAGCCATCTTGGTGTAGCCAGGGACCTTTATGCCGGGCTTCTTCAAATGGAAGAGATGCAGACAAAATTCAATACCCCTTCGGTGAGTGATTTCCATGTTGACGAAAGAACGTTTAACATCAAGGTTGAAGTTGATGATTACGAGCAGGTTCCGAGATATGCTGGAATTACGATTACCGATCTTAAAATTGAAGAATCCCCTGCCTGGCTTCAGAATAAATTAAAAGCAATTGGTCTGGGTCCCATCAACAATGTGGTGGACATTACCAACTATATCCTGCACGGACTTGGCCAGCCTTTACATGCTTTTGATGCAGACAAAATCAAAGGAGGTAAAGTGGTTGTAAAGAATCTTTCCACCGGGACCAAGTTTGTTGGCCTTGATGGTGTTGAAAGAGAATTGCACGAAGATGATATCATGATCTGTGATGGAAAAGATAACCCCATGTGTATAGGAGGTGTCTTTGGAGGATTGAATTCAGGTGTAACCGAAGAAACAAAAAGTATATTTTTGGAGGCCGCCTATTTCAATCCTGTATCAATAAGAAAAACAGCGAAGCGCCATGGCCTGAATACTGATGCTTCCTTTCGATTTGAAAGAGGAATTAATCCAAATTCTGTAGTTTATGCATTGAAGCGAGCGGCAATTTGGATCGCCCAGCTGGCCAATGGTAAAATAGTTTCTGATGTTACAGATCTGTACCCAAATAAAATTGAAGATTTTCAGGTCAATTTTTCCTACGAGAAAGCCTTTAAACTGATTGGCGAGGAGATTTCCACGGATACCATAAAAGATATTCTGGCTTCACTCGATATAAAAATTAACCATCAAACTCCATCCGGACTGGGATTAACTATTCCGGCATACCGCGTGGATGTTACACGTGAGGCAGATATTGTGGAAGAAATACTTAGAGTTTACGGGTATAACAATATAGCCATCCCTGAAAAGATCAAGACTTCAGTATCAAGTTCTGAAAAATGGACCAAAGAAAAAATTGAACAAAGGGCGGCAGGATTTTTGGTTTCCAACGGGATCTCAGAAGCGATGAACAATTCATTGACGAAACCTGATTATTCGAGTATTTCTGAGAATTTGAACGAAGATAGAAATGTCAATATTCTGAATGCTCTCAGTGGTGATCTTGCTGTAATGCGACAATCCATGTTGTTTGGATTATTGGAAAGCCTGTCTTATAATATCAATCGAAAGAACAGTGATCTGAAGCTTTTTGAATTCGGTAATACTTACCACAAGTTCGATAGCGGATATGTTGAAAACAAGCATCTTTCAATTGCTTTAACCGGCAGGAGATCAAAGGAACACTGGGCTCAGAATGATGGATCAGCAGATGTCTTTTATTTAAAAGGAGTGATCAAGTCACTTCTTGAAGGACTGGGCTTGAAGAATCTTAAATACGCTAAGGTCAAAAATGACATTTTTTCAGAGGGCTTAAGCCTGAATCTCGGTAAAGTTAAAATTGTGGAGTTCGGGGTCGTTAAAATGGGTCTTTTGAAAGAGTTCGGTATCAAGCAGGAGGTTTTATTTGCTGATTTTGACTGGAACAAAGTGATTGAAAATGCCGGAAAGAGAAAGATCAAAATTTCTGAATTACCAAAGTATCCCGAAGTAAGGCGTGATCTTGCCCTGTTGCTTGATGAAAATATTGAGTTCATCGATCTATATAATTTTGCTTTCCAGAGTGAAAGAAATCTTTTAAAAGATGTAGATCTTTTTGATGTTTATATGGGCGATAAATTACCTGAAGGTAAAAAATCGTATGCAATGAGTTTTATTTTACAGGATGATAAGAAGACCTTAACTGATAAACAGATCGATAAGATCATGAACAAATTGCAGGAAGGCTTTAAAAAGAACTTTAAAGCCGATTTGAGGTAA